From Rhodamnia argentea isolate NSW1041297 chromosome 10, ASM2092103v1, whole genome shotgun sequence, a single genomic window includes:
- the LOC115735080 gene encoding uncharacterized protein LOC115735080, producing MAMVNSAAGLLRYCSSTPPHLLPLRYLSLSHPVNVRLLLSTPSFSACATFRTKAQRALLPGTSLASEDEVRETIADADSDMDETADRPSETLICSFSPLPLIFLAALPGAGTVRTLFGPFVELVKSWSLPDWLVHWGHPGNMAVVLFAMGGYGTYLGFRIKYSDDVEEKAKAKDLHPKLLGGMFFFFALGATGGITSLLTSDKPIFKSPHAVTGFIGLTLLTVQTILPSLFEGNPGLRNVHGILGSGIMTLFLLHAALGLQLGLSY from the exons ATGGCGATGGTGAATTCTGCTGCTGGTCTTCTTCGCTACTGCTCCAGCACCCCGCCACATCTCCTTCCTCTGCGCTATCTATCCTTGTCGCATCCCGTCAATGTCCGACTGCTGCTATCAACTCCTTCGTTCTCGGCTTGCGCTACATTCAGAACTAAGGCCCAGAGAGCTCTCCTCCCCGGCACGTCCTTGGCTTCCGAGGACGAGGTTCGCGAAACCATCGCTGACGCCGACTCAGACATGGACGAAACGGCGGACCGGCCCAGCGAGACTCTCATCTGCTCTTTCTCCCCTCTTCCCCTCATCTTCCTCGCCGCGCTTCCTGGAG CTGGGACAGTGAGAACTTTGTTTGGGCCTTTCGTTGAGCTTGTTAAATCCTGGAGTCTCCCTGATTGGCTTGTGCATTGGGGTCACCCTGGCAACATG GCTGTCGTGCTCTTTGCAATGGGAGGGTACGGAACATATCTTGGTTTTCGTATTAAGTATTCTGACGATGTG GAAGAGAAGGCCAAGGCGAAAGACTTGCACCCCAAGCTTCTCGGTGgaatgtttttcttctttgctcttgGTGCAACCGGCGGTATAACGTCGCTACTCACCTCGGACAAACCTATATTCAAGAG TCCTCATGCTGTCACGGGGTTCATAGGCCTAACTCTTTTGACAGTACAGACAATTTTACCTTCCTTGTTTGAG GGTAATCCGGGATTAAGAAATGTCCACGGGATCCTGGGCAGTGGGATCATGACTCTGTTTCTCCTTCATGCAGCCCTTGGACTTCAACTTGGCCTCAGCTACTAA